Genomic window (Deinococcus cellulosilyticus NBRC 106333 = KACC 11606):
CCCTCCCCATTTTGGAGTGTGGTCTGTGCCACCCGGGACTCGGTGTCGGTGGGGTCGTAGGTTCCACCATACAGCTCGTAAGCGGGATTGTCCTGATAATCCTCTTCGGTGAGCCCCCCACGGCTGTTTTCGTAACCCCAGTAGAAATCATCCCCATAACCCTGCACGGAGAAAACATCCACTTTTGCATTGGTTTTTCCTCCCGAGTACAGGGTGCTCTGCAACTTCAGGGTGGCCTCTCCTGCCAGGACTTCTTCTGGGAGGCCGAGGGTCAGATCAAAGCTGGGCTTTACGTAAGGTTGCACCAGAAAAGGAGCAAAGCTGACATCTTCGGTGGGTTGGTCCTTAAAGGGGGCCGCAGTGGAAATCACCACTTCTGCCCGGTAAGTCCCCGTACTGGAAAAATTCATCGGGAGGTCTTCCCGGAAGGCCCCCAGGTTGTCCAGTTTCAGGGCCTTGTTGAAGATGGTGTTCCCCTGTGGATCGATCAGCCTGAGGGTGGCAGGACCACTGTAGACTTTGTATCCTCCGCCGGCATGCTGTCTGGCCACCCCGGTGATCTGCACGGTGTCCGTCTGCTGGTACAGGGGACGATCCGTGAGAACCAGCGTGCGGTATGCCTCTCCCACTGGAGTGGTGTTTTCCGGCGGAGTGTAAGCCTGGGAGGTGCCATCCGTCACCAGATAATTGATTTTCTGGTCTCTGGGGGCCTTGAGGCTGAGGGTCCCCTGTTTGCCGGTCTTCCCTGCACCAAGGCTGACCAGTTGCCCTCCCTGAAGCGTGAACATCTGCACGTCCGCATTCTGCACAGGCAGTCCGGTCTTCACATCCACAGCCCAGAAATGCACCTGATCTGGCGTGTTCTTGGTGACCACCGAGAGGTTGGAGATGTAAAGCGGAATGGAGGAAACAATGGCATTGGGGCTGGAGGCACGGGCCAGAGACACCACGTATCCTCCTGCGGTCAGGGCAGGAAAACTGAAAACCAGATGGGTGGTGTCACCGCTGGTCTCCACCGTGGGTTTCTGCCTGAAACTCAGGGGGTCCCCAGCGTAAGGCAGCAGATCTGCATTGTTGCGGCGCACAAAATAATCTTCGTTCACCTTCTGGACCCGCACCAGCCACTCGGTGTCCAGGGCAACTTCGGGATCGGGGTTGAATTTGAGCTTGAAGGCTTCCTTGACCCGGGCGGCCTGACCAAAGTAGGCATCATCAAAACTGCCGACCCGCACGGCCTTCTCGTAACTCAAGTAATCGCTCTTGACCCATCCGACCTGGTTGCCGATCAGCACCTGCGACCAGTCGGGGTTGTAGTTGGCATCGAAAATTTCATTCCAGATGTAAACGGTCCGTCCAGCTTCCAGAACCTGACGGATGGGGGCACTTGCTGAAGGGGCTTCTCTCAAATTCAAACTGGTTTTGGTGATGGCGGTTTGCGCTGCTGCAGCGGAAAGAACCATCGATAAACCGAGCATCATCCAGGGGCGGGAAACTCGCATGGCCTTATTGTAAAGATTTTGTGTTGTCTCTTTGCTTTGGCGGTCACTTCAGGAAGTGAGGCCGAGGGCAGAAAGCAGAAGGTGAATCCTGGAACCCTCGCTGGTCAAGATCAGGTCCCTGAGACGTCTGCGCACATCACGCAGCTCAGCAGGTAGGGTCTGCCTTCAAGGGTCATGCGGCGGTATTTTTCCATCAGGTCCTGCAATTCCTGCCGGAGTTCCGTGGCCTGTTGCTGGCTGAGTTTCAGATCCAGCGTGAAATCATGTCCCAGGGATTCGGGAAGTTCCGCCTGTGGGGCTCTGGGGTCAGGGGCACCGTGTGAGGACACCTGTCCGGTTTCCTCATCGAAATAAATCCTTCTGCTGCGAAACCCGACTTCATCCATGATGGCGGCGTAATTGCGGGCGATGCGTCTGGCGACCTGTTCCTGCTGGTGCAAAATCATCTCATATGCCCCTTCATAGGGGGTCAGGTCAAAGGGGATGTCATAGGCCTGATAAAGGGTGCTGTACACCTTGAGGGGGCGGCCTGGACCGGGAATGGTGCGTTTCACCTCGATCAGGTCATGGTCAAGCAGTTTGCCGATGTGGTAGTGCAGGTTTTCCAGGCTCATGCCCAGTTCTGCTTTCAGGTCGCTGAGGGTGCGTTCTCTGGCGAGCAGGGCCTCAAACACTTTGCTGCTCGATGATCGCAGGATCAGGCGGGCCTGCTCGGGGTCTTCGATGATGCACCAGCGGTCCGGGGAGCCACCTAAAAATTCTGGCTTCATTTGAAGTAGCTTACCTCCAGACTGAAGCCATGAACACCTCCTTTTCCAGGGTTTCTGCGCCGGAACCTTCTGTGTGGCCTTTCCGGATGTACCTGTCCAGCCTGACCTTCAGCACCCTCTCTGATGCGGCAACCGTGGTGGTCCTCCCCTATCTGGTGCTTCCTCATGCTGGAACACAGGGTCTGGGCTGGGTGCTCAGTGCCTCCACCCTGCCACGTTTTTTTGCTCCCTTGCTGGGGACCCTGGCAGACCGCATGCACCTGAAACTCCCGCTGGTGGTGGTGCTGTTGCTCCGTGCCCTGCTGCTGATTGGTGTGGCCCAGGGGTCAGAGCACCTGTGGTGGGTCTGTGTGGCCGGGGCCATCAACGGCCTGCTTGCCACCTTCTCTGGCACAGCGTCCAGTGCACTGGTCCCTGCTCTCGCTGGAGAGGACCGCCTGAAGCAGGCCAACACCCTGCTCACAGGGATCAGCATGGGGCTCCCACTGGCCGGATATGGTCTTGCAGGGATGCTGATGGGTCACATGGAGCCTTCCATGCTGCTGTTCGGATGTGCAGGGCTGACCCTGCTGGCTGTGGTGCCACTGCTTTTCATGGCTTTTCCTGAACGCCAGTCTTCTGTGCCTGTGCATTTCATGCTCGACCTGAAGCAGGGGCTGTTTGAACTGTTTCGGCTGCAAGGCAGTGTGGTTTTGATGCTGCTCAGCGGGATGCTGAACCTGATGCTGGCCTCCCTGAACACCCTGATGCCCGGCCATTTTGTGGACCTGGGGCTGGGGGCAAAAGGGTACGGGTGGTTTGAAGCAGGAATTTCCGTGGGAGCGCTGCTGGGCATGGTGCTGAGCGGTCTGCTGCCCCAGAAGCACATGTCAAAGCAACTCATTGCAGGGGCCACCCTGATGGGGATTGCCGCTCCGTTGTGCTGGCTGAATCTGACTCCAGTGTGGCTGGGTGCGGCTGGAATGCTGGGGACCGGACTCAGCTTGCTGGAAATTGCTGCTGTGACCGCCCTGCAACTGATGCTGCCTGCGGAACACCGCGCAAAAAGCTTTGGGGTGATCATGGGCATCAACTCCCTTTGCCTGAGTGGGGCCGGTCTGATTTCACCCCTCTTTGCTCCTCTGCCCTACCTGCTGGGCATGGGCCTGCTCGTGCTGGTCCTGGGATGGCTGCGTGGGCTGCAGCAGGAACACATGCCTCTGAAACCCACCTCTCCATCCTGAAGACGACCTGATGAGGCCACAATTTCTCATCTCTCTGCTGGGCAAAATGGTGCTGTTCTTGAAGACAGTTCAAATTTGGAGCCAGATCATGCTGAAAAAGACCCTGATCACCACCATCTTGCTGAGTTGTGCTGGCACCCTCGCACAGGAAAACCCCACATGGACCAGTGTTCCCACCAGAGGAGACACCCTCTGCTCCGACGGCACCCCTTACCGCTACTACGAACTTCGCGCCAACCCGAAAAAACTGGTGGTCGATTTCATGGGGGGAGGGGCCTGCTGGAATGACCTGACCTGCGGTGCGGGCAGCAACACCTATGTGCCCAACCTGAGCAGCCTTCAGGCTCCAGGAGCTGTGGGAATCTACGACAAACGCAATGCATCCAACCCGGTGAAAGACTGGTCTCACGTGTTTGTGCCCTACTGCACTGCAGATGTGCATCTGGGAAACAAAGTGGTGAAGTACAAAAATGGCACGGTGCACCACAAAGGGGCCGTCAATACGCAGGCTGTCCTGGGTGACATCTTCAAAAAATACCCTGAACTGGACCAGATTCTGGTCACGGGATGCAGCGCGGGCGCTTACGGGTCCATCATGGCGACCCCTTACCTGACCCGCCAGTATCCCAGAGCGAGGGTGGTGCAGTTCGGAGATGCAGGTCTTGGGGTGACCCCTTCCAGTTTCGGGGCTGTTGGCTTCAACAACTGGGGGGCAGGCAGTTCCATTCCAGACTGGATCGAGGGTCTCAAAACCATCAGAGCAGATGCCTCCAGACTGGACATTGCCGCCCTGTACAACGTGATCGGCAAAACCTACCCCGAAGCCAGACTGTCCGAGGTCACCAGCAGCACCGACGTCACCCAGATCGGATTTTACGGCCTGATGAAGGGCATTGTGCAGCCTGATCAGACCGTTGCTGCAGAGTGGATGACCGCAGCCCTCAGGCAATTGAACACCCTGGCATCCACCACACCCAATTTCTCTGTCTACGTCTATCCTGGGCAGCAGCACTGTGTGATCAACCGTCCCGAGTTTTACAGCACCACCGTTTCAGGGGTAAAACTGACCGACTGGCTGAACCAGGAGCTGCAAGGGAAGAGACCTGCACCCGTTCTTCCATGAACAGGTGTTTTTGCGTAGCCAGATGGGGTTCTCTCGGAGTAAAGTAAACCATGGATGTTCAGATTTTCGTTTTGGCCCATTATTCCAGCAGCGCGGTCAACACCGGCACCGGAGAAGTCCGCCGGGTGTTCCTGACCCTCGCCCGCACTTACGACGACGCCAAAATCTTTGCTGAACGGGATGCCGGACGGGAACTGGAAT
Coding sequences:
- a CDS encoding winged helix-turn-helix domain-containing protein, translated to MKPEFLGGSPDRWCIIEDPEQARLILRSSSSKVFEALLARERTLSDLKAELGMSLENLHYHIGKLLDHDLIEVKRTIPGPGRPLKVYSTLYQAYDIPFDLTPYEGAYEMILHQQEQVARRIARNYAAIMDEVGFRSRRIYFDEETGQVSSHGAPDPRAPQAELPESLGHDFTLDLKLSQQQATELRQELQDLMEKYRRMTLEGRPYLLSCVMCADVSGT
- a CDS encoding pectin acetylesterase-family hydrolase, which translates into the protein MLKKTLITTILLSCAGTLAQENPTWTSVPTRGDTLCSDGTPYRYYELRANPKKLVVDFMGGGACWNDLTCGAGSNTYVPNLSSLQAPGAVGIYDKRNASNPVKDWSHVFVPYCTADVHLGNKVVKYKNGTVHHKGAVNTQAVLGDIFKKYPELDQILVTGCSAGAYGSIMATPYLTRQYPRARVVQFGDAGLGVTPSSFGAVGFNNWGAGSSIPDWIEGLKTIRADASRLDIAALYNVIGKTYPEARLSEVTSSTDVTQIGFYGLMKGIVQPDQTVAAEWMTAALRQLNTLASTTPNFSVYVYPGQQHCVINRPEFYSTTVSGVKLTDWLNQELQGKRPAPVLP
- a CDS encoding MFS transporter; translation: MNTSFSRVSAPEPSVWPFRMYLSSLTFSTLSDAATVVVLPYLVLPHAGTQGLGWVLSASTLPRFFAPLLGTLADRMHLKLPLVVVLLLRALLLIGVAQGSEHLWWVCVAGAINGLLATFSGTASSALVPALAGEDRLKQANTLLTGISMGLPLAGYGLAGMLMGHMEPSMLLFGCAGLTLLAVVPLLFMAFPERQSSVPVHFMLDLKQGLFELFRLQGSVVLMLLSGMLNLMLASLNTLMPGHFVDLGLGAKGYGWFEAGISVGALLGMVLSGLLPQKHMSKQLIAGATLMGIAAPLCWLNLTPVWLGAAGMLGTGLSLLEIAAVTALQLMLPAEHRAKSFGVIMGINSLCLSGAGLISPLFAPLPYLLGMGLLVLVLGWLRGLQQEHMPLKPTSPS